The following coding sequences are from one Ornithodoros turicata isolate Travis chromosome 1, ASM3712646v1, whole genome shotgun sequence window:
- the LOC135377261 gene encoding WD repeat-containing protein 91-like — MSALQFADDIVRDYLRYRGFPSSLKAFDTELKADKDKGFRPDRLVEHFSGCMESMDLAGLRDLWCHLDSHVFRRLEQTFLPTVRKLEMALLRLYVVTCIANGRQDKVTEFFDKMAPELHGQAEWKEWFAIPFLKGVEDNPTFQVFFTRHWQDMTMVSLRNFLSVVYQSMALPILLSYEEDLNRMQALQEENEAIKQQQPLEGREAEGPQEPMDDFYVIAQEPCIPEGRKIIPSFIRNLGGLPTSPILGRKVDCKRTEESVKRKQKQPTIVADTKSSQVESSSAETTTTTSDKLLLLNEEEYNEHQSCITHCKFDNSGMIASADVDGVIKVWSPLAKTLATVVSKSSITALEWVHKNLLMYGSKAGNLRLYDTKERRVLFDIVPESSSVLKEHSVACLACSPVEPVVVSALRWELQAAVPGRGKLLLWDLKSKQLQGQLKCESSINCCIYSRNGQLLLCGTAAGMVCLYDVRMHECVSSWAAHDGPVYSIQLNANEATCYTMGSDGNLAQWNVYKTGQKVSEFGLHPGCTGPPSFRPCGKLFSLSADGEHMLTCAPTSGIIYKVDAGGFSQVLNVGKHKSHVLTVDWSLAGNCSVCSTASADGSISLATLLKQ; from the exons ATGTCAGCATTACAGTTCGCGGACGATATCGTCCGTGATTACCTGCGTTACCGAGGTTTCCCTTCGTCTCTCAAAGCTTTTGACACAGAGCTCAAAGCAGACAAGGACAAAGGTTTTCGT CCCGACCGTCTTGTGGAGCATTTCTCTGGCTGTATGGAATCTATGGACCTTGCTGGACTGCGGGATTTGTGGTGCCACCTGGACAGCCATGTCTTTCGACGTCTCGAACAGACATTTCTGCCCACGGTGCGCAAGCTGGAGATGGCCCTGTTGCGTCTCTATGTGGTCACCTGCATTGCCAATGGTCGCCAGGACAAAGTAACGGAGTTTTTCGACAAAATGGCTCCTGAGCTCCATGGTCAGGCAGAGTGGAAAGAGTGGTTCG CCATCCCGTTCCTGAAGGGCGTAGAGGACAATCCCACTTTCCAGGTGTTTTTTACGCGTCACTGGCAGGACATGACGATGGTCTCCTTGCGCAACTTCCTCAGCGTTGTCTACCAGAGCATGG CCTTGCCTATCCTGTTGAGCTACGAAGAGGACCTCAACAGAATGCAGGCCTTGCAAGAGGAAAATGAAGCTATCAAACAACAG caaccGTTGGAAGGACGCGAAGCGGAGGGGCCCCAGGAGCCCATGGACGATTTCTACGTCATTGCCCA GGAGCCCTGCATCCCGGAAGGACGCAAAATAATTCCCTCTTTCATTCGTAACTTGGGCGGCCTTCCCACATCGCCCATCTTGGGACGCAAAGTCGATTGCAAGCGCACCGAGGAATCCG TGAAACGCAAACAGAAGCAGCCTACCATTGTTGCGGACACTAAG TCCTCGCAGGTAGAAAGCAGCTCCgcagagacgacgacgacgacga GCGACAAGCTGCTCTTGCTCAATGAG GAGGAATATAATGAACATCAATCGTGCATTACTCATTGCAAATTTGACAACAGTGGTATGATTGCAAGCGCAGACGTGGACGGTGTTATCAA AGTATGGAGTCCCCTGGCAAAGACCCTTGCCACGGTCGTATCCAAGAGCAGCATAACTGCATTGGAGTGGGTTCACAAGAATTTG CTCATGTACGGCTCCAAAGCAGGCAACTTACGGCTGTATGACACCAAAGAGAGGAGAGTTCTCTTTGACATTGTTCCCGAGTCAAGCTCTGTCCTCAAAGAACATAG TGTGGCCTGCCTGGCATGTAGTCCTGTTGAGCCTGTGGTGGTGAGTGCTCTGCGTTGGGAACTGCAAGCAGCTGTGCCTGGACGGGGGAAGCTGCTCTTGTGGGATCTCAAGAGTAAACAACTTCAG GGTCAACTGAAATGCGAATCTTCCATCAACTGCTGCATTTACAGCCGCAATGGACAGCTCCTCCTGTGCGGTACAGCTGCTGGCATGGTCTGTTTGTACG ATGTCCGAATGCACGAGTGCGTCTCTTCCTGGGCAGCACACGACGGGCCCGTCTACTCGATCCAGTTGAATGCCAATGAAGCCACCTGCTACACTATGGGCTCGGATGGAAAT cttgccCAGTGGAACGTGTACAAGACTGGACAGAAGGTATCTGAATTTGGCCTTCATCCGGGCTGCACTGGGCCCCCGTCGTTCCGGCCTTGCGGGAAGCTTTTCTCCTTGAGTGCCGATGGTGAGCACATGCTCACTTGTGCCCCCACTTCAGGAATCATATACAAG GTGGATGCGGGAGGTTTCTCGCAAGTGTTAAACGTAGGCAAACACAAGAGTCACGTGCTGACTGTTGACTGGTCTCTGGCTGGAAACTGCAGCGTGTGCAGCACTGCATCTGCGGACGGCTCCATATCACTGGCTACTTTACTGAAACAATAA
- the LOC135377260 gene encoding propionyl-CoA carboxylase alpha chain, mitochondrial-like, whose protein sequence is MALRCIFRRHLRPQCGLSLFVRRTSIYTTDPYDPNEPMFKKVLIANRGEIACRVIRTCKYMGIKTVAVHSDVDSRSVHVLEADEAYCIGPAPSSQSYLCIDAILDVVKRTGADAVHPGYGFLSENMDFAAKLTEAGVVFVGPNSKAIHAMGDKIESKKLANAAKVNCIPGFDGVVKTPDDCVKIAREIGYPVMIKASAGGGGKGMRIAWNDQEAVEGFRISTEEARSSFGDDRLLVEKFIAKPRHIEMQVVCDKHGNGIYLNERECSIQRRNQKVIEEAPSTFMDPDTRRAMGEQAVALAKAVGYDSAGTVEFLVDEHKKFYFLEMNTRLQVEHPITECITGIDLVHQMLRVAKGHQLRMTQADVPLRGWSFEARVYAEDPYKHFGLPSIGRLHRYIEPSRIPKVRCDSGVTEGSEISIYYDPMICKLVTYGESRDEARHTMLEALDAYVIRGVTHNIPLLRTIMTEDHFVSGDIHTGYLPQVFPQGFSGIPLTCTQTRHLVVLAAAIYVQDQLNACKFLDSGETLHSSWKVQVATKDQKVPVILESLDGGKYCAEVDGHALQVTLPADLSSPLLGVSVEGSKYTVQLPQRDFAGTMKLLFQGTLMDVTVLTQEAAEFLARMPEKPEADLSKVVGAPMPGLVKSVAVRVGDMVAENQEVCVVEAMKMQNSLVSMAMGKVKGVFVKPGQTVDEGQVLVELE, encoded by the coding sequence ATGGCTCTCCGCTGTATTTTCCGGAGGCACCTTCGGCCACAATGTGGACTGAGTTTATTTGTACGCAGAACGTCTATTTACACAACAGACCCCTACGACCCGAACGAGCCCATGTTCAAGAAAGTTTTAATAGCAAACCGAGGTGAGATAGCGTGTCGAGTGATCCGTACCTGTAAATACATGGGCATCAAAACAGTTGCCGTGCACAGCGACGTTGACTCTCGTAGTGTTCACGTTCTGGAAGCCGACGAAGCATACTGTATCGGACCTGCACCATCCAGCCAGAGTTACCTTTGCATAGACGCAATACTGGACGTTGTGAAGCGCACGGGTGCCGATGCAGTGCATCCTGGCTATGGCTTTCTGTCTGAAAACATGGACTTTGCAGCCAAGCTTACTGAAGCGGGAGTCGTATTTGTTGGTCCAAACTCTAAAGCAATCCACGCGATGGGTGACAAAATTGAGAGCAAGAAATTGGCCAACGCCGCCAAAGTGAACTGCATACCAGGGTTCGACGGAGTTGTCAAGACTCCCGACGATTGCGTGAAAATAGCGCGAGAAATTGGTTATCCAGTCATGATAAAGGCATCAGCAGGAGGTGGTGGCAAAGGAATGAGAATAGCCTGGAATGACCAAGAAGCTGTGGAAGGCTTTCGCATCTCGACGGAGGAAGCCCGTTCCAGCTTCGGAGACGATCGACTCTTGGTGGAAAAATTTATAGCTAAGCCACGTCATATCGAAATGCAGGTGGTCTGCGACAAACACGGCAATGGCATCTACCTGAACGAGAGAGAGTGTTCCATACAGAGACGCAACCAGAAAGTGATTGAAGAAGCCCCGAGCACGTTCATGGACCCTGACACTCGAAGAGCCATGGGTGAACAAGCAGTGGCACTAGCCAAAGCGGTGGGCTACGATTCGGCTGGCACAGTGGAATTTCTCGTTGATGAGCATAAAAAGTTTTACTTCCTGGAGATGAACACCCGGTTACAAGTGGAACACCCCATAACGGAGTGCATCACTGGCATTGACCTGGTTCACCAGATGCTCCGTGTGGCAAAAGGCCATCAGTTGCGGATGACTCAGGCAGACGTTCCACTTCGAGGCTGGTCTTTCGAAGCACGCGTTTATGCCGAGGATCCTTACAAGCACTTTGGCCTGCCGTCCATCGGCAGGCTGCACCGTTACATTGAGCCCAGCCGCATTCCCAAGGTGCGCTGCGACAGCGGAGTGACGGAAGGTAGCGAGATTAGCATCTATTATGATCCCATGATCTGCAAACTGGTGACGTACGGCGAGAGCCGCGACGAGGCTCGCCACACGATGCTGGAAGCTCTGGACGCCTACGTCATCCGTGGCGTGACACACAACATTCCATTGCTGCGTACCATCATGACGGAGGACCATTTTGTTTCGGGTGATATCCACACGGGCTACCTTCCCCAAGTGTTCCCTCAAGGCTTCTCTGGCATACCTTTAACGTGTACCCAAACGAGACACTTGGTCGTGCTTGCAGCTGCCATCTACGTGCAGGACCAGCTGAACGCTTGCAAGTTTTTAGACAGCGGAGAAACGTTGCATTCCTCGTGGAAAGTGCAAGTAGCCACCAAAGACCAGAAAGTCCCGGTTATCCTAGAGAGTCTGGACGGAGGAAAGTACTGTGCAGAGGTGGATGGTCACGCCTTGCAAGTGACCCTTCCTGCCGATCTTTCCAGTCCCCTTCTGGGGGTGTCTGTCGAGGGAAGCAAGTACACGGTGCAGCTGCCGCAGAGGGATTTTGCGGGAACGATGAAACTTCTCTTCCAGGGGACGCTGATGGACGTGACCGTACTCACCCAAGAGGCAGCAGAGTTTTTGGCCCGAATGCCAGAGAAGCCCGAGGCAGACCTTAGTAAAGTAGTGGGTGCACCCATGCCAGGTCTGGTCAAGAGCGTAGCTGTCAGGGTGGGCGACATGGTAGCCGAAAACCAAGAGGTATGCGTCGTGGAGGCCATGAAGATGCAGAATAGTTTGGTGTCCATGGCCATGGGGAAGGTGAAAGGAGTCTTTGTAAAACCTGGTCAAACAGTGGATGAAGGACAGGTGCTTGTTGAGTTGGAGTGA
- the LOC135377262 gene encoding uncharacterized protein LOC135377262, whose translation MIQVALQGVRCQYQLKVSVQRCTALKRPAHGGVRCSRDRQWGSRCHFYCYPGYHMERISTTCIRMGNNMQWTSHATPFCQEIPLVEAVLPTTPSSVPSTSTSTTTTTSMTTTSTTTPQVTTFQRMRQMACRWPRDRRWLRCNRKSIVAPEGSVCSYRCPRGRTTKLVCIAGTWRIGPRKGCPPCTAATSKQCTCPKWRVTSCANVCKGLPQVAHGRLKCVSGERSPGARCSYACYRGYVIPKSQRSRNAFLCLETGQWNHTSLPQCASKKGFPKLTSGCRTEVILASTMPVLLPAPLYEGFNIRPSVECTIARVESFGFYVNQCRATDLELGTSATCTYNVTVVAPGCPAIKGDPFSQVRCSNGGKDLQPVGTICEYICQLGYVIPKSKQEWAVKECFANGSWSNNYFSLCERRVEPVPVGGCEDVTVYTDEPSSVKPRAPTFQTAAGMSATVQCSANIRQFGSHPVTCRGLDEELGTSASCTFQVVVKGATEPRVPGGCVPQDSEAGEPVPVPRFLTVQGEGATVRCKPEQAPLLAGIYNVTCKAHDERTGAHASCTYALSVRPGKDVLEKQALVAAPYLQGTIAFSVGVPSCSMGSIPEGLLPMVQNVINRKTSDLCGRLRCLPIDAQCKTSAMSILFRFQAEYSTLENLSEAEDLVEQLQRRMYEIVTKDEDFATQASIEGGHLWPHSFDQRPLTVACTNPGFIARDGTLCVACDEGTFEEKGGCYLCPSNFYQDRKGQTKCKECPKLKFSNAGAKSVNECRE comes from the exons ATGATCCAGGTGGCATTGCAGGGTGTGCGCTGCCAGTACCAGCTCAAGGTGTCAG TGCAGCGCTGCACAGCTCTCAAGCGACCGGCCCACGGGGGTGTCCGTTGCAGTCGGGATCGCCAGTGGGGCAGCCGCTGCCACTTCTATTGTTATCCAGGGTACCACATGGAGCGCATCAGCACCACTTGCATCCGCATGGGGAACAACATGCAATGGACGAGCCACGCGACGCCTTTTTGTCAAG AAATTCCATTAGTGGAGGCTGTTCTTCCAACTACTCCATCTAGCGTTCCATCAACAAGCACgtcgacgacgacaacaacctCGATGACAACGACCTCGACGACAACACCCCAGGTAACT ACATTTCAGCGAATGCGTCAAATGGCTTGCCGTTGGCCCCGGGATCGAAGGTGGCTTCGCTGCAATAGGAAAAGCATCGTAGCTCCTGAAGGAAGCGTCTGCAGTTACAGATGCCCTCGAGGAAGGACCACTAAGCTGGTGTGCATCGCCGGCACTTGGCGTATAG GGCCACGGAAGGGGTGCCCACCTTGTACAGCGGCTACTTCAAAGCAGTGTACCTGTCCCAAATGGAGAGTAACTTCCTGTGCAA ATGTCTGCAAAGGCCTGCCTCAGGTAGCACACGGACGACTCAAGTGCGTGTCCGGAGAGCGGAGCCCCGGCGCCCGATGTAGCTACGCTTGCTATCGAGGCTATGTGATCCCCAAGAGCCAGAGATCACGCAACGCATTCCTCTGCCTGGAAACGGGACAATGGAACCACACAAGTCTGCCACAATGTGCAT CGAAAAAAGGCTTTCCCAAGTTAACAAGTGGGTGCCGAACGGAGGTCATCTTGGCGTCCACCATGCCCGTGCTGCTCCCGGCCCCATTATATGAGGGTTTCAACATCCGTCCCTCTGTCGAATGTACCATCGCTCGAGTGGAATCTTTCGGTTTCTACGTGAACCAATGCCGTGCCACGGATCTCGAGCTAGGAACCAGTGCCACATGCACCTACAACGTAACGGTGGTCG CTCCAGGATGCCCGGCAATTAAAGGAGATCCTTTCAGTCAAGTACGCTGCTCCAATGGCGGAAAGGACCTCCAGCCCGTGGGCACCATTTGCGAATACATCTGCCAGCTGGGATACGTGATTCCAAAGAGCAAGCAGGAATGGGCAGTGAAGGAGTGCTTCGCCAATGGCAGCTGGAGCAACAACTATTTCAGCTTATGTGAAA GACGCGTGGAACCTGTACCCGTTGGCGGCTGTGAGGACGTGACAGTGTACACGGATGAACCGTCGTCTGTGAAGCCGAGGGCTCCCACTTTCCAGACGGCTGCAGGTATGTCCGCCACAGTCCAGTGCAGCGCCAATATTCGCCAATTTGGTTCACATCCTGTCACATGCCGAGGTCTGGACGAAGAGCTAGGTACCTCTGCCAGCTGCACGTTTCAGGTAGTAGTAAAAG GCGCCACTGAGCCCCGAGTTCCAGGTGGATGCGTCCCTCAGGATTCAGAAGCCGGGGAACCAGTTCCAGTGCCGCGTTTCCTCACTGTTCAGGGTGAAGGTGCCACCGTGAGGTGCAAACCAGAGCAGGCACCACTACTGGCGGGCATCTACAACGTCACCTGCAAAGCGCACGACGAGCGCACTGGGGCGCATGCGTCCTGCACGTACGCTCTCAGCGTGCGCCCAGGCAA GGATGTATTAGAGAAGCAGGCGCTGGTGGCAGCTCCGTACCTCCAAGGCACTATCGCATTTTCCGTGGGCGTCCCCAGCTGCTCCATGGGTAGTATCCCTGAAGGGTTACTACCCATGGTGCAGAATGTCATCAATCGCAAGACAAGTGACTTGTGCGGTCGGCTTCGCTGTCTACCCATCGATGCCCAGTGTAAGACGTCTGCAATGAGCATACTTTTCCGTTTCCAG gCAGAATACAGTACACTAGAAAATCTATCCGAAGCAGAAGACCTTGTGGAGCAGCTGCAGCGGCGCATGTACGAGATCGTCACCAAGGACGAGGATTTCGCAACTCAAGCGTCCATAGAAGGAGGACATCTCTGGCCCCATTCTTTTGACCAAAGACCCTTAACTGTGGCCTGCACCAATCCGGGATTTATTGCCAGGGACGGAACTTTATGTG TGGCTTGCGATGAAGGCACTTTCGAGGAAAAAGGCGGGTGCTATCTTTGTCCCAGCAACTTCTACCAGGACCGCAAGGGCCAAACAAAGTGCAAAGAGTGCCCAAAGCTGAAATTCTCTAATGCAGGTGCAAAGTCCGTCAACGAGTGCAGGGAGTGA